One genomic region from Phragmites australis chromosome 1, lpPhrAust1.1, whole genome shotgun sequence encodes:
- the LOC133909004 gene encoding shaggy-related protein kinase alpha — translation MASAGVAPSGYKNSTSTSMGVEKLPDQMNELKIRDDKEVEATIINGKGTETGHIIVTTTGGKNGQPKQTVSYMAERIVGQGSFGIVFQAKCLETGETVAIKKVLQDKRYKNRELQTMRLLDHPNVIALKHCFFSTTEKDELYLNLVLEYVPETVHRVVKHYNKMNQRMPLIYVKLYMYQICRALAYIHGSIGVCHRDIKPQNLLVNPHTHQLKLCDFGSAKVLVKGEPNISYICSRYYRAPELIFGATEYTTAIDIWSAGCVLAELMLGQPLFPGESGVDQLVEIIKILGTPTREEIKCMNPNYTEFKFPQIKAHPWHKVFHKRMPPEAVDLVSRLLQYSPNLRCTAVEALVHPFFDELRDPNTRLPNGRFLPPLFNFKPHELKGVPVDIVAKMIPEHAKKQCPYVGL, via the exons ATGGCTTCAGCAGGTGTAGCCCCGTCTGGGTACAAGaacagcaccagcaccagcatgGGCGTTGAGAAGTTGCCCGATCAGATGAACGAATTAAAGATAAGAGATGATAAG GAAGTTGAAGCAACTATTATTAATGGGAAAGGGACCGAAACTGGGCACATAATTGTGACAACTACTGGTGGCAAGAATGGTCAACCAAAACAG ACGGTTAGCTATATGGCTGAGCGCATTGTAGGTCAAGGTTCTTTTGGGATTGTCTTCCAG GCTAAATGTTTGGAGACGGGTGAGACTGTTGCCATAAAGAAGGTTCTTCAGGATAAGCGTTACAAGAACCGTGAGCTGCAGACCATGCGCCTTCTTGACCATCCTAATGTTATAGCTCTGAAGCATTGTTTCTTTTCAACAACTGAGAAGGATGAACTATATCTAAACTTGGTTCTTGAGTATGTGCCTGAGACTGTTCATCGAGTTGTTAAGCATTACAACAAGATGAACCAGCGTATGCCACTTATTTATGTGAAGCTGTATATGTACCAG ATATGTAGGGCACTGGCTTACATTCATGGCAGTATCGGCGTTTGCCACAGAGATATCAAGCCACAAAACCTTCTG GTGAACCCACACACTCACCAACTTAAACTATGTGACTTCGGGAGTGCAAAAGTTCTGGTCAAGGGGGAGCCAAACATATCGTACATTTGCTCCCGATACTATAGGGCTCCAGAGCTCATATTTGGTGCCACTGAGTATACTACAGCGATTGACATTTGGTCTGCAGGATGTGTTCTCGCCGAGCTCATGTTAGGGCAG CCTTTGTTTCCTGGTGAAAGTGGTGTGGACCAACTTGTCGAAATCATCAAG ATCCTTGGTACTCCTACAAGGGAAGAAATTAAATGCATGAACCCAAATTACACAGAGTTCAAATTTCCACAAATCAAAGCACACCCCTGGCACAAG GTATTTCACAAAAGGATGCCCCCAGAAGCTGTTGATCTTGTCTCAAGGCTACTCCAGTACTCCCCCAATCTAAGATGCACTGCT GTGGAGGCACTTGTTCACCCATTCTTTGATGAGCTCCGAGACCCCAATACCCGCCTTCCAAATGGCCGCTTTCTGCCACCCCTTTTTAACTTCAAGCCTCACG AACTGAAAGGAGTCCCAGTAGATATTGTTGCGAAAATGATCCCAGAACATGCGAAAAAGCAGTGCCCCTATGTTGGATTGTGA